From one Pontibacillus sp. HMF3514 genomic stretch:
- a CDS encoding AHH domain-containing protein, which yields MCTIEGTGKLKLDKPVAGDNVGVNLRTQNSREAYLKKQGFQDHHIISDKNKLTKNHELLDESGYNLQSRNNKMFLPTDESLHPTRSIHKGKHTNSVSENLARQMDEVVEHGRANGWKQEQYNDAIRDIVSNERQLLREGSRALNKNKRPWAE from the coding sequence ATGTGTACGATTGAGGGTACGGGTAAATTAAAGTTAGATAAACCTGTAGCTGGTGATAATGTAGGAGTTAATTTACGTACTCAAAATAGTCGTGAAGCCTACTTGAAAAAACAAGGATTCCAAGACCATCATATTATTAGTGATAAAAATAAATTAACAAAAAATCATGAATTACTTGATGAATCAGGGTATAATCTTCAATCTCGTAACAATAAAATGTTCTTACCGACTGATGAAAGCTTACATCCTACTAGAAGTATTCATAAAGGAAAGCACACGAACAGTGTAAGTGAAAATTTAGCTCGACAAATGGATGAGGTTGTTGAACATGGAAGAGCAAACGGTTGGAAACAAGAACAGTACAATGATGCTATTCGTGATATAGTTAGTAACGAAAGACAACTCTTAAGAGAAGGAAGTAGAGCACTTAATAAAAATAAACGTCCTTGGGCTGAATAA
- a CDS encoding GNAT family N-acetyltransferase, giving the protein MSYMVPKLFFVHFQNTSFVAEEDSKILGVLIGFTSPSNKNEAYIHFVGVHPEYRGQQIGKSLYYQFFNIAQQNDRDVIRCITSPVNKSSIAYHKRMGFDIVEGDKYEEEIHVHSDYDGPGQDRVLFSKKLSK; this is encoded by the coding sequence ATGTCTTATATGGTTCCCAAGCTTTTCTTCGTTCATTTTCAGAATACAAGCTTTGTAGCTGAAGAAGATAGTAAAATCCTGGGGGTTTTAATAGGGTTCACATCCCCATCCAACAAGAACGAAGCCTACATTCATTTTGTTGGAGTTCACCCTGAATATAGAGGTCAACAAATTGGTAAAAGTCTTTATTATCAGTTCTTTAATATCGCTCAGCAAAATGACCGAGATGTTATTCGTTGTATCACTTCTCCTGTAAACAAATCCTCTATTGCTTATCATAAGAGAATGGGATTTGATATTGTAGAAGGAGACAAGTATGAAGAAGAGATCCATGTCCATTCCGACTATGACGGTCCAGGACAAGACCGAGTATTGTTTAGTAAAAAGCTTTCTAAATAA
- a CDS encoding sigma-70 family RNA polymerase sigma factor — protein MVVSNKDELSLYEKSRELKAEFNMIIEDCRESLWSYCRYLTGSPWEGEDLYQETMVKAFGSFYQRWHPTNPKSYLYRIATTTWIDHCRREKRVVGDLKEDDIPAVEDSTNLDVEEALQHLVTLFTPRQSAVFLLMEVFSFTAKEVAGIVRTTPGAVYSNVRRMREKLKKQPPQTGVKLDLKEDASTHPVIQKYLKALNKGDVDGVLALLSDEAHNEASLAFNEYSKDEMRSGSMKFGLPGFRAEERELWGRNVIVVFYDGENGPEIHDIQYQEVENGQIVHHRSFYFRKEFMFAAADELGVPVQLDKPVVDWKNK, from the coding sequence ATGGTCGTTTCAAATAAAGATGAGCTTTCCTTATATGAGAAGTCTCGAGAGCTAAAAGCTGAGTTTAATATGATTATTGAAGATTGTCGTGAAAGTCTTTGGAGCTATTGTCGGTATCTAACAGGCTCCCCTTGGGAAGGTGAAGATCTATATCAGGAAACGATGGTGAAGGCATTTGGTAGCTTTTATCAACGTTGGCATCCGACTAACCCTAAATCGTACCTTTATCGAATTGCTACAACAACTTGGATTGATCATTGTCGCCGTGAGAAACGCGTAGTAGGTGATTTAAAGGAAGATGATATTCCTGCTGTGGAAGACTCCACTAATCTAGATGTTGAAGAAGCATTACAACATTTAGTTACACTCTTTACACCTCGACAATCCGCAGTCTTTTTACTCATGGAAGTATTTTCTTTTACGGCGAAGGAAGTGGCAGGTATTGTACGAACAACTCCTGGAGCTGTTTACTCAAATGTAAGACGTATGCGTGAAAAATTAAAAAAGCAACCTCCGCAAACAGGGGTGAAACTTGATTTGAAGGAAGATGCATCAACACATCCTGTAATTCAGAAATACTTAAAAGCATTGAACAAAGGGGATGTAGATGGCGTTCTGGCCTTGCTAAGTGATGAAGCTCATAATGAAGCATCATTAGCCTTTAACGAGTATTCCAAGGATGAAATGAGATCTGGTTCTATGAAATTTGGACTTCCAGGATTCCGAGCTGAAGAGCGTGAACTTTGGGGAAGAAACGTTATTGTGGTGTTTTATGATGGCGAAAACGGTCCAGAGATTCATGATATTCAATATCAAGAAGTTGAAAATGGCCAAATCGTTCACCACCGTAGCTTCTATTTCCGAAAAGAGTTTATGTTTGCAGCTGCTGATGAACTCGGGGTTCCGGTTCAACTTGATAAACCAGTTGTAGATTGGAAAAATAAATAG
- a CDS encoding kinase, which yields MKHSIHQILNQLPNHIEGRFIIGIDGLSRSGKTTLVKQLSQQLSKRNLPFHLFHIDNHIVERSKRYQTGHEEWYEYYHLQWDVGWLREHFFKPLRSAQQLTLPYYDSGLDTQHIHKIKLSDTTLVLIEGVFLQRKEWRKFFDKIIYLDCPRDIRFSREDIESQKNKEKFQNRYWKAESYYVQTEEPIEKADLVIRG from the coding sequence TTGAAGCATTCTATTCATCAAATATTGAACCAACTTCCAAATCATATTGAAGGGCGTTTTATTATAGGGATTGATGGACTAAGCAGATCTGGAAAGACAACTCTAGTAAAACAGCTTAGTCAGCAACTTTCTAAAAGGAACCTTCCTTTTCATCTGTTTCATATTGATAACCATATCGTTGAACGGTCTAAACGGTATCAAACTGGACATGAAGAATGGTATGAGTATTACCATTTGCAATGGGATGTGGGTTGGTTAAGAGAACACTTTTTTAAACCATTGCGGTCTGCTCAACAGCTAACTCTTCCATACTATGATTCAGGGTTGGATACACAACATATACATAAAATTAAATTATCTGATACAACATTGGTGCTGATTGAGGGTGTATTTCTGCAACGTAAAGAGTGGCGCAAGTTCTTTGATAAGATTATTTATCTAGATTGTCCTAGGGATATCCGTTTTTCTCGTGAGGATATTGAGTCACAAAAGAACAAAGAGAAGTTTCAAAATCGATACTGGAAAGCAGAGAGCTATTATGTACAAACGGAAGAGCCTATTGAAAAAGCGGACCTAGTGATAAGAGGATAG
- the ltaE gene encoding low-specificity L-threonine aldolase, with the protein MIDLRSDTVTKPTQAMRQAGFDAEVGDDVFEEDPTVQQLEERAAEMFGKEAALYVTSGTQGNQAAVLTHCNPGEEIIMEANAHLFLYEGATMSALAGVQPRTIQGERGAMRPEDVEAAIRKDDIHFPKTSLICLENTHNKAGGAILPWDNMKAIYEIGQRYNIPIHLDGARIFNASVATGIPVKEYASLTDTVQFCLSKGLGAPVGSILVGPKSFIERARKWRKRLGGGMRQAGVIAAPGLIAINEMVDRLVEDHEHAKNLAESVNSISGLEVEGKVETNIVLINVKETGMNAETFLAKLKEQGVLAVPFGPYTIRMVTNKEVSADDLHKVKKQLEKCTQA; encoded by the coding sequence ATGATTGATTTACGAAGTGATACGGTTACCAAACCTACACAAGCTATGAGGCAAGCTGGTTTTGATGCTGAAGTAGGGGATGATGTTTTTGAAGAGGATCCTACCGTACAACAATTAGAAGAACGTGCGGCAGAGATGTTCGGGAAAGAGGCTGCTCTTTATGTCACCAGTGGAACGCAGGGTAACCAAGCTGCCGTTTTAACTCATTGTAACCCTGGGGAAGAAATTATTATGGAAGCGAACGCTCACCTATTCTTATATGAAGGTGCCACGATGTCTGCCTTGGCTGGAGTACAGCCTCGTACGATTCAAGGAGAACGTGGTGCGATGCGTCCAGAAGATGTGGAGGCAGCGATACGTAAAGATGATATCCATTTTCCAAAAACGAGCTTAATTTGTTTAGAGAATACACATAACAAAGCTGGAGGCGCCATTCTACCTTGGGACAATATGAAGGCTATTTATGAAATAGGCCAGCGATATAATATTCCCATTCACCTTGATGGAGCTCGTATATTTAATGCATCAGTCGCTACGGGGATTCCTGTGAAAGAATACGCATCTCTAACAGACACTGTTCAATTTTGCTTGTCGAAGGGGTTAGGGGCACCTGTTGGATCCATACTAGTAGGACCAAAATCTTTCATTGAACGAGCTCGAAAATGGAGGAAGAGACTTGGTGGAGGTATGAGACAAGCTGGGGTGATTGCTGCTCCGGGGCTTATAGCAATAAATGAAATGGTTGACCGATTGGTAGAAGATCATGAACATGCGAAAAATCTAGCAGAAAGCGTGAATTCTATTTCTGGACTTGAAGTAGAAGGAAAGGTAGAAACCAACATCGTGCTTATTAATGTAAAAGAAACAGGTATGAATGCTGAGACGTTTCTTGCAAAATTAAAAGAACAAGGCGTGTTGGCTGTTCCATTTGGTCCATATACAATTCGTATGGTGACAAATAAAGAGGTTTCAGCTGATGATCTCCATAAAGTGAAAAAACAATTAGAAAAATGTACACAAGCCTAA
- a CDS encoding formate/nitrite transporter family protein codes for MAEENTHNNNQKEHNHNFGTSIESRSNPDRPNRQFYIPSQIVSEFAQKGRDHLDQPFRSQFLLALTAGSFMTFGAVFSILLSIGIDAKGLYYLLSGLGFATGYAMVFISGSVLLTEINVLLPTYVFNTQVITQRTILKFWLSAYIGNIIGALFVALIIQLSGSLSDPFYIELSKLLDKKMKFLDHGSVLGWFQILVSGIMANWLIGMAAFLTTAARDITGKIIGTTLPVILFVAGNFQHSAANMGYFSMGTIATNKYSWYEFLFMNIIPASIGNIIGGALLVSLLFSYAYKDDIKSAIDQS; via the coding sequence ATGGCAGAAGAAAACACACATAACAATAATCAAAAAGAACACAATCATAACTTCGGTACCTCGATCGAATCCCGTTCTAACCCTGATCGTCCTAACAGACAATTTTACATACCCTCACAAATTGTGAGTGAGTTTGCTCAAAAAGGAAGAGATCACTTAGACCAGCCCTTTCGATCTCAGTTTTTATTAGCCTTAACGGCTGGATCGTTTATGACCTTTGGTGCCGTTTTTTCGATATTACTTTCCATTGGAATTGATGCTAAAGGGCTTTATTATTTATTATCAGGCCTAGGATTCGCAACTGGTTATGCGATGGTTTTCATCTCAGGATCTGTATTATTAACCGAAATAAATGTGCTGTTACCGACGTACGTCTTTAATACACAGGTTATAACCCAACGGACCATTTTAAAGTTCTGGCTATCTGCTTATATTGGTAATATTATTGGTGCTCTATTTGTAGCGCTAATTATTCAATTATCTGGCTCCCTTTCAGATCCATTTTATATTGAGCTATCAAAGCTTTTAGATAAAAAAATGAAATTTTTGGATCACGGTAGTGTTTTGGGATGGTTTCAGATTTTAGTTTCAGGTATCATGGCTAACTGGCTAATCGGTATGGCAGCCTTTTTAACGACGGCTGCTCGAGACATTACAGGCAAAATTATTGGTACAACCCTTCCTGTTATCCTTTTCGTTGCTGGTAACTTCCAACACAGTGCAGCAAATATGGGGTATTTCAGTATGGGTACGATCGCAACGAATAAATATAGTTGGTATGAGTTTTTATTCATGAACATCATCCCCGCCAGTATCGGAAACATCATAGGAGGCGCTTTACTAGTTTCCCTCTTATTCTCTTACGCATATAAAGACGATATCAAATCTGCAATAGACCAATCGTAA
- a CDS encoding lipase family protein yields the protein MFGGEIVNASRYFHKELALFLIDLCRLTYVQYKTNGQFQIPKGFQLIKQFKARSLHSREWFGFILESPDSVLIAFRGTQSDPDWVSDAQVFQRPYPYVPNSGLVHDGFLSIYDSCRDEIMKAYETIPSYKKLYITGHSLGGALATLHALDATVNTEFTQVVMYNYGSPRVGDTSFKRVFRSNVPISIRFVNFYDLVPKLPTPIIKSFLLKKTIYYNHVPTPMKFAIQNESVRENHSLDTYEEGVRTFP from the coding sequence ATGTTTGGAGGGGAAATCGTGAATGCTTCGCGTTATTTTCATAAAGAATTAGCTCTTTTTCTTATTGATTTATGCAGACTAACCTATGTTCAATATAAGACAAATGGACAATTTCAAATTCCAAAAGGCTTCCAACTAATTAAACAATTCAAGGCACGTTCTTTACACTCTCGGGAATGGTTTGGTTTCATCTTAGAATCACCTGATTCAGTTTTGATTGCCTTTCGAGGTACTCAATCTGACCCGGACTGGGTGTCAGATGCCCAGGTTTTCCAACGACCCTACCCATATGTCCCAAATAGTGGTTTAGTCCATGACGGGTTCCTATCGATATATGATTCCTGTCGCGATGAAATCATGAAAGCTTATGAGACAATACCTTCTTATAAAAAACTATACATTACAGGACACAGCTTGGGTGGAGCACTAGCTACACTCCATGCACTCGATGCTACAGTAAATACCGAATTCACCCAAGTTGTGATGTACAATTATGGCAGTCCACGTGTAGGAGATACATCATTCAAACGCGTCTTCCGCTCTAATGTTCCCATTAGTATTCGTTTTGTTAACTTCTATGATCTCGTACCGAAACTCCCTACCCCTATTATTAAATCCTTTCTGTTGAAAAAGACAATTTATTATAATCATGTTCCTACTCCTATGAAGTTCGCGATTCAAAATGAGAGTGTACGGGAGAACCATTCACTGGATACCTATGAAGAAGGTGTGAGGACCTTTCCTTAA
- the helD gene encoding RNA polymerase recycling motor HelD, producing the protein MTEKHEDWQLEQQRINNVLDEIEYKKEKLREKVGDVKGEVIGLRENFWEDVTVNLDEHDDVVETVNSLKQQAELLGERERSHKHFYDQLKTLQRMQKNPYFGRVDFREGGDKTAEEIYIGVGSLMDQNDEDFLIYDWRAPISSLYYDYSPGPAEYKTPEGTIEGEMELKRQFIIRDGDLKGLFDTGVTIMDELLQEVLGNNANTQMKSIVATIQKEQNQIIRYDKSKYVVVQGVAGSGKTSAALQRVAYLLYQYRGKIDADQMMLFSPNPMFNSYVANVLPELGEENMDQTTFQEYMDKRLEGRIDFEDAFTQLEYLLTAKQDDHYHIRLQGIRFKASLAYKDVIDTYAQDLEQEGMIFRNVKFRGKTIVSAHEIHEYFYGLEDYITIPNRIEMVAAWILKRLEAFSRKERDEDWVEEEIEMLSKEDYLKIYHKVQEGRENEDRFDDYIREQAILAKAIVNKYMKPIKRKIKDFQFINMTAIYRQLFTRNQDVDHGSWKAIADQSNEQLQTNLLYHEDVTPFLYLEDQLKGIHSYNKTRYLFLDEAQDYSPFQLEFFKQLFPNARMTILGDYNQAIYAHNLNAPTPLSEELYQDEKMEKMTLLRSYRSTRPIIEFTKNIVPGGEDIEPFNREGDVPTVTVSEDWAEHTDAVIEKIRDLEEESYDTVAVICKTAKEAREAYERLKHDVDIRLMDKDTYTFEKGLILIPAYLAKGIEFDAVMIYNASDEEYHQEIERNLFYTACTRPMHELHLFSLGKVTRFIE; encoded by the coding sequence GTGACGGAGAAGCATGAAGATTGGCAGTTGGAACAGCAACGGATCAACAACGTATTAGATGAAATTGAATATAAAAAAGAAAAATTAAGAGAAAAAGTTGGTGACGTAAAAGGCGAGGTCATCGGACTTCGGGAAAACTTCTGGGAAGATGTAACTGTCAACCTAGATGAGCACGATGATGTCGTTGAAACCGTGAACAGCCTGAAGCAGCAAGCTGAGCTTTTAGGAGAGCGTGAACGAAGTCATAAGCACTTTTATGATCAATTAAAAACCTTACAGCGTATGCAGAAAAACCCTTATTTCGGTCGTGTTGACTTTCGTGAAGGTGGGGATAAGACAGCGGAAGAAATTTATATAGGAGTAGGTTCCTTAATGGATCAAAATGATGAAGATTTTTTGATCTATGATTGGCGCGCCCCTATATCAAGTCTATATTACGATTACTCACCAGGACCAGCAGAGTACAAAACACCTGAAGGAACAATTGAAGGTGAGATGGAGTTAAAGCGTCAGTTTATTATTAGAGATGGTGATCTGAAAGGTCTTTTTGATACTGGGGTTACAATCATGGATGAACTTCTTCAGGAAGTGCTTGGCAATAACGCCAACACTCAAATGAAAAGCATTGTAGCAACAATTCAAAAAGAACAAAACCAAATTATTCGTTATGACAAGAGTAAGTATGTGGTTGTGCAAGGTGTAGCAGGAAGTGGAAAAACCTCTGCAGCACTTCAGCGTGTAGCGTACCTTTTATACCAATATCGAGGGAAAATTGACGCAGATCAAATGATGTTATTTTCGCCAAACCCGATGTTTAATAGTTATGTAGCAAACGTATTACCTGAGTTGGGTGAGGAAAACATGGATCAAACGACTTTCCAGGAGTATATGGATAAACGTCTTGAAGGTCGCATTGATTTTGAAGATGCCTTTACGCAACTTGAGTACTTACTAACAGCTAAGCAAGATGACCATTATCATATCAGACTGCAAGGAATCCGTTTCAAAGCGAGTCTGGCTTATAAAGATGTCATTGATACCTATGCACAAGACCTTGAGCAAGAAGGCATGATCTTTCGTAATGTAAAATTCCGGGGCAAAACCATTGTTTCTGCCCATGAGATCCATGAGTATTTTTATGGCCTAGAGGATTACATTACGATTCCCAATCGTATTGAAATGGTAGCAGCGTGGATCCTTAAACGCTTAGAGGCTTTCTCGCGAAAAGAACGTGATGAGGACTGGGTTGAAGAAGAAATTGAAATGCTGAGCAAAGAGGATTATTTGAAGATTTACCATAAAGTACAAGAAGGTCGTGAAAATGAGGACCGCTTTGATGACTACATTCGTGAACAGGCAATCCTGGCAAAAGCGATTGTGAACAAGTACATGAAACCTATCAAACGTAAGATTAAGGACTTCCAATTTATTAACATGACCGCAATCTATCGTCAGCTCTTTACTCGAAATCAAGATGTTGATCATGGAAGCTGGAAGGCCATAGCAGACCAATCGAATGAGCAACTTCAAACCAACCTTCTATATCACGAAGATGTAACACCATTCTTATATTTAGAAGATCAGTTAAAAGGGATTCACTCCTACAATAAAACGCGCTACCTGTTTTTAGATGAAGCTCAGGATTATTCACCATTCCAACTTGAGTTTTTCAAGCAGCTTTTCCCAAATGCGCGAATGACCATTTTAGGAGACTACAACCAGGCTATTTACGCACACAATTTGAATGCCCCAACTCCACTTTCAGAAGAATTGTATCAAGATGAAAAGATGGAGAAGATGACACTTTTAAGAAGTTATCGCTCGACTAGACCGATCATTGAATTTACAAAAAACATTGTGCCGGGTGGCGAAGATATTGAGCCATTTAATAGGGAAGGAGATGTCCCTACTGTTACAGTGTCAGAAGATTGGGCAGAGCATACGGATGCTGTAATTGAAAAAATTCGTGATTTGGAAGAAGAGTCTTATGATACAGTAGCTGTTATTTGTAAGACTGCAAAGGAAGCACGGGAAGCGTATGAACGGTTGAAGCATGATGTCGATATCCGTTTGATGGATAAGGATACCTATACGTTTGAAAAAGGGTTAATCCTGATTCCGGCATACCTCGCAAAAGGGATCGAGTTCGATGCGGTTATGATTTATAACGCATCAGATGAAGAATATCATCAGGAAATTGAACGAAACCTCTTTTACACTGCCTGTACGAGACCAATGCATGAACTGCATTTATTCTCACTGGGTAAAGTGACAAGATTTATTGAGTAA
- a CDS encoding H-type small acid-soluble spore protein produces MEKRRAKEVSESPIMANVSHNGTPVYIQHVDETRENARVFPLDHPEQEQDVPLRELKEDYKG; encoded by the coding sequence ATGGAAAAACGACGAGCAAAAGAAGTTTCAGAATCCCCTATTATGGCAAACGTTTCTCATAATGGAACACCAGTTTATATACAACATGTGGATGAAACAAGAGAAAATGCACGTGTCTTCCCATTAGATCATCCCGAACAAGAGCAGGATGTTCCGCTTCGTGAATTGAAAGAAGATTATAAGGGTTAA
- a CDS encoding CBO0543 family protein, protein MLTKSWQSFHKYHSTILYVALMNLLYNFICANYYLWRWKSEIFSNHQTVGFFLTFLFLPSIVILFLHFYPFKQGSPYVYIFLWASGLWVWEIIYVHIFHRLSYNYGWSIWWSALFYIVMFPMIVLHSKRPIIAYGLSIIIIIILIKIFNIPIQTPVDLRS, encoded by the coding sequence ATGTTGACGAAAAGTTGGCAATCATTTCATAAGTACCATTCCACTATTTTGTATGTTGCATTAATGAATTTATTATATAACTTTATTTGTGCCAATTATTATTTATGGAGATGGAAGTCAGAAATATTTAGCAATCATCAAACGGTGGGGTTCTTTCTCACTTTCCTTTTCTTACCTTCCATTGTTATTCTTTTTTTGCACTTCTATCCTTTCAAACAAGGCTCACCATATGTTTATATATTTTTATGGGCTTCAGGCCTTTGGGTATGGGAAATCATTTATGTCCATATTTTTCATAGGTTATCTTATAATTATGGATGGTCGATTTGGTGGTCCGCGCTATTTTACATCGTCATGTTCCCTATGATTGTCTTGCATTCAAAACGTCCAATTATCGCATATGGTTTATCCATTATCATCATAATCATATTAATTAAAATCTTTAACATTCCAATACAAACTCCGGTAGATTTACGCTCATAA
- a CDS encoding ABC transporter ATP-binding protein, whose protein sequence is MAKQTENRGRSHPHQNRGMKIQPPKIDDIKGTVFRIWKYLSREKGKFLLVLSMVLISSILSLLGPYYLGVAVDKVIANPDPDTLLWMLGLLLLIYLFQFTAVFLQNFWMIGIAQNSVFTMRNDLFSHLQKLNMSFYQKKQHGEIMSRVTNDIENVSKTLNSSVIQFTTSTITLIGTVGMMLWLSPMLTLLTLTIVPVMFYGMKWITKRTSVFFKEQQKNLGELNGFIEESITGHNIIKMFSQEENMIDSFKKKNEALRNSGYWAMTYTGFIPKLMNMLNNVSFAIIVGLGGALAIGGGWGVSIGVIVTFTTYSRQFTRPLSDLANQFNMILSAVAGAERVFNILDEPEEKDAENAKELSDLNGEVEFRDVSFSYEGDEDTLNNINFHASPGETVALVGPTGAGKTTIISLLARFYEPESGEILIDGKNMNEITRKSLRNHVGTVLQDSFLFETTVRENIRYGRLDATDEEIEEAAKSANAHHFITNLQDGYDTVLQSDGSGISQGQRQLLSIARAMLSNPSLLILDEATSSIDTITEIKINNALGKLMEGRTSFVIAHRLNTIQNADQILVLNEGEIIERGSHEELVKQDGFYAGLVSTQSQKASSYGNH, encoded by the coding sequence ATGGCGAAGCAAACGGAAAATCGAGGTCGTTCACATCCACACCAAAATCGTGGGATGAAGATCCAGCCTCCTAAAATTGATGATATAAAGGGAACGGTCTTCCGGATATGGAAGTACTTAAGTCGAGAAAAAGGTAAGTTCCTTCTTGTATTATCTATGGTGCTTATTAGTTCTATACTCTCTTTGCTGGGCCCCTATTACCTTGGGGTGGCAGTGGATAAAGTGATAGCTAACCCTGATCCTGATACTCTTCTTTGGATGTTAGGATTACTGTTACTGATCTACCTGTTTCAGTTTACAGCAGTGTTCTTGCAAAACTTTTGGATGATCGGAATTGCTCAAAATAGTGTATTCACTATGAGAAATGATCTTTTTTCTCACTTACAAAAGCTTAATATGTCTTTTTACCAAAAGAAGCAGCACGGGGAAATCATGAGCCGCGTAACGAATGATATTGAAAATGTAAGTAAAACACTAAATTCATCTGTCATTCAGTTCACGACAAGTACTATTACATTAATAGGAACCGTAGGGATGATGCTCTGGCTCAGTCCAATGCTTACGCTTTTAACACTAACGATTGTGCCAGTCATGTTTTATGGTATGAAGTGGATTACGAAGCGAACGAGTGTCTTTTTTAAGGAGCAACAAAAGAACCTAGGAGAATTGAATGGATTCATCGAAGAGTCCATTACCGGGCATAACATCATTAAAATGTTCTCGCAGGAAGAAAACATGATTGATTCCTTTAAAAAGAAAAATGAAGCGCTCCGTAATAGTGGATATTGGGCTATGACATATACAGGCTTCATCCCAAAACTTATGAACATGCTGAACAATGTAAGCTTTGCTATTATTGTAGGTCTTGGTGGTGCTCTAGCCATCGGTGGGGGATGGGGTGTCTCGATTGGTGTGATTGTTACATTCACCACGTATTCTCGTCAGTTCACCCGACCGCTGAGTGATCTGGCTAACCAGTTTAATATGATCTTATCCGCTGTTGCCGGGGCAGAGCGAGTATTTAACATTTTAGATGAACCAGAAGAGAAAGATGCTGAAAACGCTAAAGAATTAAGTGACCTAAACGGCGAAGTGGAGTTTAGAGATGTATCCTTTTCATATGAAGGGGATGAGGATACGTTAAACAACATTAACTTTCACGCTTCTCCGGGAGAAACAGTTGCACTTGTTGGTCCAACTGGAGCAGGGAAAACAACGATTATATCTTTGCTTGCACGTTTTTATGAACCGGAATCAGGTGAGATTTTAATTGATGGAAAAAATATGAATGAGATTACACGGAAAAGCCTTCGCAACCACGTTGGTACTGTACTTCAGGATTCTTTTTTATTTGAAACAACCGTTCGAGAAAACATTCGTTACGGGCGATTAGACGCAACTGATGAGGAGATAGAGGAAGCAGCGAAATCTGCCAATGCACACCATTTTATAACCAATCTCCAGGATGGATATGATACAGTTCTCCAGTCAGACGGAAGTGGCATTAGCCAGGGGCAAAGACAGCTACTGTCTATAGCACGAGCGATGCTATCCAATCCATCACTCCTTATTCTGGATGAAGCAACAAGTAGTATCGATACGATTACGGAAATCAAAATAAATAATGCTCTTGGAAAGCTAATGGAAGGAAGAACAAGCTTTGTCATTGCCCATCGATTAAATACGATTCAAAATGCAGATCAGATTCTTGTGCTGAATGAAGGAGAAATCATTGAACGTGGTTCCCATGAGGAATTAGTGAAGCAGGATGGATTTTATGCTGGACTGGTATCTACTCAGAGTCAAAAAGCTTCTTCTTATGGAAACCATTAA